CACAAGCGCTTCGGCGAGAACGTCGTGCTCGACGATCTGAACTTCCAGGTCGCCACGGGCGATCGCGTGACCCTCATCGGCCCCAGCGGATCGGGCAAGACCACGATCCTGCGCCTGGTCATGACCCTCGAAGAAGCCGACGGCGGATACATCTACATCGACGGCGAGCCGCTCACGCACGTCGAGCGCGGCGGCAGGCGCGTCGAGCTCAAGGAGAAGCACCGCAACGAAGTGCGCAAGCGCATCGGCATGGTGTTCCAGCAGTTCAACCTGTTCCCCAACATGACCGTCATGGAGAACCTCATCGAGGCGCCGGTGCACGTCCTGGGGCTGTCCAAGCGCGATGCGACGGCGAAGGCGCGCGAGCTGCTCGACAAAGTCGGGCTGGCGGACAAGGAGGACGCGCACCCCCTCCAGCTCTCCGGCGGACAGCAGCAGCGGGTCGCGATCGCGCGCGCCCTCGCGATGGACCCCGAGATCCTGCTCCTCGACGAGGTCACCAGCGCGCTCGACCCCGAGATCGTCGGCGAAGTTCTCGGTGTGCTGCGCGACGTGGCCGCCACCACCGACATCACGATGCTCATCGTGACGCACGAGATGCAGTTCGCGCGGGACGTCTCGAACCGTGTGCTCATGTTCGATCACGGCAGCATCGTCGAAGAGGCCGACCCCGAGACGATGTTCACCGCGCCGAAGGAGCAGCGTACGCGTGACTTCCTCTCCGCGGTCCTCGCCGACCGATGAGTACGACCGCGTGTTCGACGCGGTCCGGGCCGCCGGATGCGTCAGCCGAGCAGGTAGACGAGGAGGTGGCTCGGCTCGTCGGCGAAGACCTCGTGCCGCACGTTCGGCTCGACGTGGATGATGCCCCCGGGCACCAGCGTGTGGGTCACCTCGCCGACCGTGAACCGCACGCGGCCTGAGACCACGGCCACGAGGATCGGCCGCGGCGCGGCGTGCTCGGTCATCACCGTGTTCGCGTCGAGGGCGAGCTGGCGGATGCGCACCCCGGTCCCGTCGAACGCCTTGTGCGGGGTGATGCGGCCCGCCTGGATCGGGTTGGCGGCCAGCAGTTCAGCGGCGCCGGCGGCGATGAGCGTTGCGGTGTCGGATGCGGGGGTGGCCATGCCCCGATGATGTCACGGGCGCCTGCCACGCACCATGCCCCCGATCACCTGGTCGCGGGCACCGCTGCGCATCATTCTGCGGGCGGTTCGAGCCAGTGCTCGGCGGCCGGCACGTGCGATTCGAGCTCGTCCCAGATCTCCTCGGGCAGGGGTGTGGATGCCGCGGTCAGCGCCGCGCCGAGCCGCGACGGCCGGCTCATGCCGACGACGGCGATCGACGACGGTCCACCGGCTGTGCACGAGCATGGCGTCGGACACCAGGGTGAGCGCCGCCCTATCGGCGGCGTGCGCACACCGCTAGAGTCGCGCCACAGACGAACTGCAAGGGAGAAGGGCCATGGCATCCAATTCCGCAGCCGACATTGTCGATTCGCTCGGCGGACCCAGCAATATCGAAAGTCTCACCCACTGCGCCACACGACTGCGGTTTCAGCTGCGCGACGGCACGGCGGTCGACAAGGACCGCGTCGAAGCCGTCGACGGCGTCATGGGTGCTGTCCCACAGGCGGGCGACAGATTCCAGGTAGTGATCGGCGG
This DNA window, taken from Microbacterium invictum, encodes the following:
- a CDS encoding cupin domain-containing protein, which codes for MATPASDTATLIAAGAAELLAANPIQAGRITPHKAFDGTGVRIRQLALDANTVMTEHAAPRPILVAVVSGRVRFTVGEVTHTLVPGGIIHVEPNVRHEVFADEPSHLLVYLLG
- the ehuA gene encoding ectoine/hydroxyectoine ABC transporter ATP-binding protein EhuA, with product MSTLPDAPTPAIRFDDVHKRFGENVVLDDLNFQVATGDRVTLIGPSGSGKTTILRLVMTLEEADGGYIYIDGEPLTHVERGGRRVELKEKHRNEVRKRIGMVFQQFNLFPNMTVMENLIEAPVHVLGLSKRDATAKARELLDKVGLADKEDAHPLQLSGGQQQRVAIARALAMDPEILLLDEVTSALDPEIVGEVLGVLRDVAATTDITMLIVTHEMQFARDVSNRVLMFDHGSIVEEADPETMFTAPKEQRTRDFLSAVLADR